From a region of the Mycolicibacterium sp. MU0050 genome:
- the rfbA gene encoding glucose-1-phosphate thymidylyltransferase RfbA, whose protein sequence is MRGIILAGGSGTRLHPITMGVSKQLLPVYDKPLVYYPLSTLIMAGIRDILIITTPHDAPAFQRLLGDGSAYGVNLSYISQHQPEGLAQAFVLGAEHIGNDTVALALGDNIFYGPGLGTSLRRFQNVSGGAIFAYWVANPSAYGVVEFGADGTAVSLEEKPQHPKSHYAVPGLYFYDNDVIEIARSLRKSARGEYEITEVNQIYLEQGRLSVEVLARGTAWLDTGTFDSLLDASDFVRTIERRQGLKVSAPEEIAWRAGFINDDQLAARGKELLKSGYGRYLLHLLERK, encoded by the coding sequence ATGCGCGGGATAATTCTCGCGGGTGGGTCCGGCACGCGTTTACATCCGATCACGATGGGTGTAAGCAAGCAGCTCCTGCCGGTCTACGACAAGCCACTCGTCTACTACCCGCTGTCGACCCTGATCATGGCTGGCATCAGAGACATTCTGATCATCACCACACCACACGACGCTCCGGCGTTCCAGCGCCTGCTTGGCGACGGGTCGGCGTACGGAGTGAATCTCAGCTATATTTCGCAACACCAGCCCGAAGGCTTAGCACAGGCATTTGTGCTTGGAGCCGAGCATATTGGCAACGACACTGTGGCTTTGGCGCTGGGTGACAACATCTTCTACGGGCCTGGGCTCGGGACCAGCCTCAGGCGTTTCCAAAACGTCAGCGGCGGCGCCATTTTCGCTTACTGGGTGGCTAACCCCTCGGCGTACGGCGTAGTGGAGTTCGGTGCCGACGGGACAGCCGTCTCACTCGAGGAGAAACCCCAACATCCGAAATCCCACTACGCCGTGCCCGGCCTGTATTTCTATGACAACGACGTCATCGAGATCGCCCGCTCCCTCCGGAAATCGGCCCGCGGTGAGTACGAGATCACCGAGGTAAACCAGATCTATCTCGAACAAGGCCGACTCTCGGTAGAGGTGTTGGCCCGCGGAACGGCGTGGTTGGACACGGGAACGTTCGATTCGCTTCTCGACGCGAGCGACTTTGTCCGCACCATCGAGCGTCGTCAGGGACTGAAAGTCAGTGCGCCCGAGGAGATTGCCTGGCGCGCAGGATTCATTAACGATGACCAGTTGGCTGCCCGCGGCAAGGAACTCCTTAAGTCCGGCTACGGTCGGTACCTGCTACATCTGCTGGAAAGGAAATAG
- a CDS encoding glycosyltransferase, whose amino-acid sequence MRFAMASYGTRGDIEPSVAVGHELQRRGHEVRMAVPPDLVGFAHATGLDAIPYGIEVEPQLGAYRDGWTRWTRRFWRIQDLVALSRDALQGATRHWAEMNRALMTLAKDADLLSTGVGYEQPAANVAQHYGIPLAVLHTFPWRPNGRIVPTLPAPVVRSGMQAYDWLLWRLTKRVEDAQRCELGLPQAKGTAARRMAEYGALEIQAYDAVCFPGLAEEWNVSHPGRRPFVGTLTMELTAADDVEVMAWIDAGSAPICFGFGSIPMQSPADTVEMISAACAELGERALVCAGGTDLRETPRFGHVHVAGVVNYAAVFPKCRAVVHHGGSGTMAASLRAGVPTLALWTAGDQPLWGAQLENLEIGAARRFSTTTRATLVADLRRILTPDCAVHAREIAAQMTAPSQSIRHAADLIERRAAAVFEP is encoded by the coding sequence ATGAGGTTCGCCATGGCGAGTTACGGGACCCGCGGCGACATCGAGCCCTCGGTGGCCGTCGGACACGAACTCCAGCGCAGAGGACACGAGGTCCGGATGGCCGTGCCGCCGGATCTGGTCGGCTTCGCCCACGCAACGGGACTCGATGCCATCCCTTACGGAATCGAGGTCGAACCACAATTGGGTGCCTACCGTGACGGATGGACCCGCTGGACCCGACGGTTTTGGCGAATACAGGACCTGGTCGCGTTGTCCCGCGACGCATTGCAGGGTGCGACCCGACATTGGGCGGAGATGAACAGGGCCCTGATGACCTTGGCGAAGGACGCCGATCTCTTGTCGACTGGCGTCGGCTATGAGCAACCCGCTGCAAATGTTGCGCAGCATTACGGCATCCCGCTCGCCGTCCTGCACACGTTTCCGTGGCGGCCCAACGGCCGTATCGTTCCGACCCTGCCGGCACCGGTGGTTCGGTCCGGAATGCAGGCTTACGATTGGCTGTTGTGGCGCCTGACCAAGCGTGTGGAGGACGCGCAACGCTGTGAGCTCGGACTGCCGCAGGCGAAAGGCACAGCGGCGCGCAGGATGGCGGAGTACGGAGCGCTCGAGATTCAAGCCTATGACGCGGTGTGTTTTCCCGGCCTTGCCGAAGAATGGAACGTGTCGCATCCGGGGCGGCGCCCCTTTGTCGGGACCTTGACAATGGAATTGACCGCTGCGGACGACGTGGAGGTGATGGCGTGGATCGACGCAGGTTCTGCACCGATTTGTTTCGGTTTCGGCAGCATCCCCATGCAGTCGCCTGCGGACACGGTCGAAATGATCAGCGCGGCTTGCGCAGAATTGGGAGAGCGGGCGCTGGTGTGTGCCGGCGGCACAGACCTGAGAGAGACGCCCCGGTTCGGCCATGTCCACGTAGCGGGCGTTGTGAACTACGCAGCGGTCTTTCCGAAATGTCGAGCCGTTGTCCACCACGGCGGTTCCGGAACGATGGCGGCGAGCCTGCGCGCTGGTGTACCGACGCTGGCGTTGTGGACCGCGGGGGATCAACCGCTCTGGGGCGCGCAGCTGGAGAACCTCGAAATCGGTGCCGCAAGGCGATTTTCGACCACAACGCGAGCGACTCTGGTTGCCGACCTGCGGAGGATCCTGACGCCAGATTGCGCAGTGCACGCACGAGAGATAGCTGCCCAGATGACTGCTCCCTCACAAAGTATTCGCCATGCGGCCGACCTGATCGAGCGACGCGCCGCCGCGGTGTTCGAGCCATGA
- a CDS encoding hemophore-related protein, translating to MIRSSLTGVAAAACGLALSLSAGAGIASAAPDYGPMVDTTCSFDQAMTAVRTENPMAARYLDQSPPNVQFLRVYLGAPRDERINLLNQIKDNPGANQALPVFQQMLTSCTKY from the coding sequence ATGATCCGATCATCATTGACCGGAGTGGCTGCCGCCGCGTGCGGGCTGGCTCTGTCCCTCTCCGCGGGCGCCGGAATTGCGTCCGCCGCTCCCGACTACGGCCCGATGGTCGATACGACCTGCAGCTTCGATCAGGCGATGACGGCCGTGCGCACCGAGAACCCGATGGCGGCGCGCTACCTCGATCAGTCGCCGCCCAACGTGCAGTTCCTGCGCGTGTATCTCGGCGCGCCCCGTGATGAACGCATCAACCTGCTCAATCAGATCAAGGACAACCCCGGGGCGAACCAGGCCCTACCGGTGTTCCAGCAGATGCTCACCAGTTGCACCAAGTACTGA